In a genomic window of Pseudomonas oryzihabitans:
- a CDS encoding LysR family transcriptional regulator, with protein MSDTDELTLRKLEIFLAFMRSRNLARAAAELGTSHVSVHRAIHSLENALRCPLFKHEGRTLTPLDGAFVLEARAERLMQDLAETVRLTRQAAGFSADRFRLGALYSLTVKTVPQLIMGLKLRRSELNIDLVLGSNADLAEQLHDFKLDAMLVALDDAVVDADCESVELFSDDIFLAAPSDSPFADQSEVDLRDLAGVPFVTLTQGFATFRDGRQVFAQAGFEPEVIMQVNDIFSLMSMVSSGVGYALLPGRVEAVYQNRLKLLPLAPRYRLQQRIGAVFLRSRERDPNLLAFVAECRMYARH; from the coding sequence ATGTCCGATACCGATGAACTCACCCTGCGCAAGTTGGAGATCTTCCTGGCCTTCATGCGTAGCCGTAACCTGGCGCGGGCCGCCGCCGAGCTGGGCACCAGCCATGTCAGCGTGCACCGCGCCATCCATTCGCTGGAGAACGCCCTGCGCTGTCCGCTGTTCAAGCACGAGGGGCGAACCCTGACGCCCTTGGATGGCGCCTTCGTGCTGGAGGCGCGCGCCGAGCGACTGATGCAGGACCTGGCCGAGACGGTGCGGCTGACCCGGCAGGCGGCGGGCTTCTCGGCCGATCGCTTTCGCCTGGGCGCGCTCTATTCGCTAACGGTCAAGACCGTGCCCCAGTTGATCATGGGCCTCAAGCTCAGGCGCAGCGAACTCAACATCGATCTGGTGCTGGGCTCCAACGCCGACCTCGCCGAGCAACTGCACGACTTCAAGCTGGACGCCATGCTGGTGGCCCTCGACGACGCCGTGGTGGATGCCGACTGTGAGAGCGTCGAGCTGTTCAGCGACGACATCTTCCTCGCCGCGCCCAGCGATTCGCCCTTCGCCGACCAGTCCGAGGTGGACCTGCGCGACCTGGCCGGAGTGCCCTTCGTGACCCTGACCCAGGGCTTCGCCACCTTTCGCGACGGCCGCCAGGTGTTCGCCCAGGCCGGCTTCGAACCGGAGGTGATCATGCAGGTCAACGACATCTTCTCGCTGATGAGCATGGTCAGCTCCGGGGTGGGCTACGCGCTGCTGCCGGGGCGGGTCGAGGCGGTCTACCAGAACCGCCTCAAACTGCTGCCCCTGGCCCCGCGCTACCGGCTGCAGCAACGGATCGGGGCAGTCTTTCTGCGCAGCCGCGAGCGCGATCCCAATCTGCTGGCCTTCGTCGCCGAATGCCGGATGTACGCGCGCCACTAA
- the madM gene encoding malonate transporter subunit MadM: MNDIVMKALQHNGLVAAFALVGLIMWVSVVLSRRLTFGRVHGSAIAIVIGLVLAWVGGTLTGGQKGLADLALFSGIGLMGGAMLRDFAIVATAFEVQATEARKAGMIGAVALLLGTVLPFIVGAAVAWAFGYRDAVSMTTIGAGAVTYIVGPVTGAALGASSDVMALSIATGLIKAIIVMVATPVSARLLALDNPRSAMVFGGLAGTVSGVTAGLAATDRRLVPYGALTATFHTGLGCLLGPSLLYFCVRALVG; encoded by the coding sequence ATGAACGATATCGTCATGAAGGCTCTGCAACACAATGGCCTGGTGGCCGCCTTTGCCCTGGTCGGCCTGATCATGTGGGTCTCGGTAGTCCTCTCGCGCCGGCTGACCTTTGGCCGGGTGCACGGCTCGGCCATCGCCATCGTCATCGGCCTGGTGCTGGCCTGGGTTGGCGGCACCCTCACCGGAGGCCAGAAGGGCCTGGCGGACCTGGCGCTGTTTTCCGGCATCGGCCTGATGGGCGGCGCCATGCTGCGCGACTTCGCCATCGTCGCCACGGCCTTCGAAGTGCAGGCCACCGAGGCGCGCAAGGCCGGGATGATCGGCGCGGTGGCCCTGCTGCTCGGCACCGTGCTGCCCTTTATCGTCGGCGCTGCGGTGGCTTGGGCCTTCGGCTATCGCGATGCGGTGAGCATGACCACCATAGGCGCGGGCGCGGTGACCTACATCGTCGGCCCGGTGACCGGCGCGGCCCTCGGCGCCAGTTCCGACGTCATGGCGCTGTCCATCGCCACCGGCCTGATCAAGGCCATCATCGTCATGGTGGCGACACCGGTCTCGGCGCGGCTGCTGGCGCTGGACAACCCGCGCTCGGCGATGGTCTTCGGCGGCCTGGCCGGCACCGTCAGCGGCGTCACCGCGGGGCTTGCCGCCACCGACCGCCGCCTGGTGCCCTATGGCGCCCTCACCGCCACCTTCCACACCGGCTTGGGCTGCCTGCTGGGGCCGTCGCTGCTGTATTTCTGCGTACGAGCCCTAGTGGGTTAG
- a CDS encoding SDR family NAD(P)-dependent oxidoreductase: protein MRTLPLLLALPAALALLNRASPRRLGRSDREQLGGRNLVVTGASSGVGRGVALALAQRGANLVLAARRTEALEALAVEVQALGVAALVVPTDVADAAQMTALAEQAEQRFGHIDGWINNAGVVAVGRFEEVPLEDHLRLLDTNVKGVVIGSHLALQRFRRQGYGRLVNVASVDGEIPHTYQASYSASKAAVLSLGRVLQQELRRGGQPNIQLSTVLPWALDTPIWGHAASYTGHRADLPTKDAPDKAVQAIVRALLQPEPEITVGYKAALACWAHRLAPERTERFTAAAVQRAEIDWNLPKAAGSGNLQRPDPAGQGVRGSNF, encoded by the coding sequence TTGAATCGCGCCTCGCCGCGTCGCCTTGGGCGCTCGGACCGCGAGCAATTGGGCGGAAGAAACCTGGTGGTCACGGGCGCCTCCAGTGGCGTCGGCCGCGGCGTGGCCCTGGCACTGGCCCAGCGCGGCGCCAATCTGGTGCTGGCCGCACGGCGGACCGAAGCCTTGGAAGCCCTGGCGGTGGAGGTGCAGGCCCTGGGCGTGGCCGCCCTGGTGGTGCCGACCGACGTGGCCGACGCGGCACAGATGACCGCCCTGGCCGAACAGGCCGAACAACGCTTCGGCCACATCGACGGCTGGATCAACAATGCCGGTGTGGTGGCGGTCGGACGCTTCGAGGAGGTGCCCCTGGAAGACCACCTGCGCCTGCTGGATACCAATGTGAAAGGGGTGGTGATCGGCAGCCACCTGGCCTTGCAGCGCTTTCGCCGCCAGGGCTACGGTCGGCTGGTCAACGTGGCCTCGGTGGACGGCGAGATTCCCCACACCTACCAGGCCTCCTACTCGGCATCCAAGGCCGCCGTGCTCAGCCTCGGCCGGGTGCTGCAGCAGGAGCTGCGGCGCGGAGGGCAGCCGAATATCCAGCTGTCAACGGTGCTGCCCTGGGCGCTCGATACCCCGATCTGGGGCCATGCGGCCAGCTATACCGGGCATCGCGCCGACCTGCCCACCAAGGACGCACCGGACAAGGCCGTGCAGGCCATCGTCAGGGCGCTGCTGCAGCCGGAACCGGAGATCACCGTCGGTTACAAGGCCGCGCTCGCCTGCTGGGCCCATCGCCTGGCGCCCGAGCGTACCGAGCGCTTCACCGCTGCCGCCGTGCAGCGTGCGGAGATCGACTGGAATCTACCCAAGGCTGCTGGCTCTGGCAACCTGCAGCGGCCCGATCCGGCCGGACAGGGCGTCAGGGGATCGAATTTCTAG
- a CDS encoding malonate decarboxylase holo-ACP synthase: MNSWQSGLLGFAALNPTYEAPVGWVEQREAQHRPHDLLWGLTPGALPEDAPAWAIEVAQASLPVVVRRATPEADRIPVGLRGTTRAERLAVWLEPAAVLQHRSPEALRISNGCRDLPVFETLARLQTLLDDLGLPWGPTGAAGYELACGCPALHAGSDLDLLIRCEAPLPRDRARALLVSLQGQALCRLDVLLETPLGGVALADWAGSAQQVLLKTAAGPRLVRDPWPAERAA; encoded by the coding sequence ATGAACAGTTGGCAGTCGGGCCTGTTGGGCTTCGCTGCGCTCAACCCAACCTACGAGGCTCCGGTAGGTTGGGTTGAGCAACGCGAAGCCCAACACAGACCCCACGACCTGCTCTGGGGCCTGACGCCGGGTGCCCTGCCCGAGGATGCCCCCGCCTGGGCGATAGAGGTAGCCCAGGCCAGTCTGCCGGTGGTGGTACGGCGGGCTACACCCGAGGCAGACCGCATTCCGGTCGGCCTGCGCGGCACTACTCGGGCAGAGCGGCTGGCGGTCTGGCTGGAGCCCGCTGCCGTGCTGCAGCACCGCTCCCCTGAGGCTCTGAGAATCTCGAATGGTTGCCGTGACCTACCCGTCTTCGAGACCCTGGCCCGACTACAAACTCTACTGGATGACCTGGGCCTGCCCTGGGGCCCTACCGGCGCCGCTGGCTACGAACTGGCCTGTGGCTGTCCCGCATTGCATGCAGGGAGCGATCTGGATCTGCTGATCCGCTGCGAAGCCCCTCTTCCGCGCGACCGGGCAAGAGCGCTGCTGGTCTCCCTGCAAGGGCAGGCACTGTGCCGCCTGGACGTCCTCCTGGAAACCCCACTTGGCGGCGTGGCGCTAGCCGATTGGGCCGGGAGCGCCCAGCAGGTGCTGCTCAAGACCGCTGCCGGTCCCCGGCTGGTGCGCGATCCCTGGCCAGCGGAGCGCGCCGCATGA
- the mdcH gene encoding malonate decarboxylase subunit epsilon → MSTLFQFPGQGAQRPGMLHALSEHAEIRRTLEEAAEVLESDPLGLDTATALEHTRAVQLCLLIAGVATARLLLSRGPAPQLVAGLSIGAYAAAVVAEALDFADALRLVARRGELMQDAYPRGYGMLAVLGLGRGAVERLVASHHRPEAPLYLANANAEQQYVVAGSDAGLALLADAARAEGAAAAKRLAMSVPSHCPLLAEAAATLDEAFATVEMRAPRLAYLSGTSARRLVRAEQLRDDLAFNMARPIEWHATLEAARERGVCLAIELAPGSVLTQLAKRVLPAAGSLAWQDTHPDTLDALRREEAARLD, encoded by the coding sequence ATGAGCACCCTCTTCCAGTTTCCCGGCCAGGGTGCCCAGCGTCCCGGCATGCTGCACGCCCTGTCCGAGCACGCCGAGATCCGGCGTACCCTGGAGGAAGCGGCCGAGGTGCTGGAAAGCGATCCCCTGGGCCTGGATACCGCCACGGCACTGGAACACACCCGCGCCGTGCAGCTCTGTCTGCTGATCGCCGGCGTCGCCACCGCGCGGCTGTTGTTGAGTCGTGGCCCGGCACCGCAGTTGGTGGCCGGGCTGTCCATCGGTGCCTATGCCGCCGCGGTAGTGGCCGAGGCCCTGGACTTTGCCGACGCCCTGCGCCTGGTGGCGCGGCGCGGCGAGCTGATGCAGGACGCCTACCCCCGCGGCTACGGCATGCTGGCGGTGCTTGGTCTGGGGCGTGGCGCGGTGGAGCGCCTGGTCGCCAGCCACCATCGTCCCGAAGCACCGCTCTACCTGGCCAACGCCAATGCCGAGCAGCAATACGTGGTGGCCGGCAGCGACGCGGGCCTGGCCTTGCTGGCCGATGCCGCCAGGGCTGAAGGCGCCGCGGCCGCCAAACGCCTGGCCATGAGCGTGCCCTCGCATTGCCCGCTATTGGCAGAGGCAGCCGCGACCCTGGACGAGGCCTTCGCCACCGTCGAGATGCGCGCTCCGCGCCTGGCCTATCTGAGTGGCACCTCGGCACGGCGGCTGGTGCGCGCCGAGCAGTTGCGCGATGACCTAGCCTTCAACATGGCGCGGCCCATCGAATGGCACGCCACCTTGGAAGCCGCCCGCGAGCGCGGCGTGTGCCTGGCCATCGAATTGGCGCCAGGTAGTGTGCTCACCCAATTGGCCAAGCGCGTGCTACCCGCGGCCGGGTCGCTGGCCTGGCAGGACACCCATCCGGACACCCTGGACGCGCTGCGGCGCGAGGAGGCAGCGCGACTGGATTGA
- the mdcE gene encoding biotin-independent malonate decarboxylase subunit gamma → MSTQPSQRGLTWFEALAGQGQAVTGLPASLRVADLELAGRPARWLAVVADAGNPFPRARQGEVGLLEGWGLARAIQQAIAEDGDATVKRTLMALVDVPSQAYGRREEAYGIHQALAGAAGAYAEARLAGHPVLGLLVGKAMSGGFLAHGYQANRLLALRDPQVQVHAMGKASAARVTLRSVEELERLAADIPPMAYDLDSYASLGLLWRQLEVAQPDHPTETDLEQVRQALADAQADVLASGSTDLKLRLDGTNRAASREVRERLRAGWSA, encoded by the coding sequence ATGAGCACCCAGCCCTCGCAACGCGGCCTGACCTGGTTCGAGGCCCTGGCCGGCCAGGGTCAGGCCGTTACGGGCCTGCCCGCTTCCCTGCGCGTCGCCGACCTCGAACTGGCCGGGCGCCCCGCACGCTGGCTGGCGGTGGTAGCGGATGCCGGCAATCCCTTCCCCCGCGCCCGCCAGGGCGAGGTGGGCCTGCTGGAAGGCTGGGGCCTGGCCCGGGCCATCCAGCAGGCCATCGCCGAGGATGGTGACGCCACGGTGAAACGCACCCTGATGGCCCTGGTGGACGTCCCCAGCCAGGCCTACGGTCGCCGCGAGGAAGCCTATGGCATCCACCAGGCCCTGGCCGGGGCCGCTGGGGCCTATGCCGAGGCGCGTCTGGCCGGGCATCCGGTCCTGGGCCTGCTGGTCGGCAAAGCCATGTCCGGCGGCTTCCTTGCCCATGGTTACCAGGCCAATCGGCTGCTGGCCCTGCGCGATCCCCAGGTGCAGGTGCATGCCATGGGCAAGGCCTCGGCGGCGCGGGTGACCCTGCGCAGCGTCGAAGAACTGGAACGTCTGGCGGCCGACATTCCGCCCATGGCCTATGACCTGGACAGCTATGCCTCCCTGGGCCTGCTCTGGCGCCAGCTGGAGGTGGCCCAGCCAGACCACCCCACCGAGACCGACCTGGAGCAGGTCCGCCAGGCCCTGGCCGACGCCCAGGCGGATGTCCTCGCCAGCGGTAGCACCGATCTCAAGCTGCGGCTGGACGGCACCAACCGCGCCGCCTCCCGTGAGGTGCGCGAGCGGCTGCGGGCGGGATGGAGCGCGTGA
- the madL gene encoding malonate transporter subunit MadL: MIIYGVALLAVCMLAGVIIGDFLGVLLGVKSNVGGVGIAMLLLICARLYMERHGGMSKECEFGVGFWGALYIPVVVAMAAQQNVVTALHGGPVAVLAAVGAVAVCGVTIALISRSHRGEPLPPLADEPMVPKPTVAQAAPAGGR, from the coding sequence ATGATCATCTACGGTGTAGCGCTCCTGGCCGTCTGCATGCTTGCAGGCGTCATCATCGGCGACTTCCTGGGCGTCCTGCTCGGGGTCAAGTCCAATGTCGGCGGGGTGGGCATCGCCATGCTCCTGCTGATCTGTGCGCGGCTCTATATGGAGCGCCATGGCGGCATGAGCAAGGAATGCGAATTCGGCGTCGGTTTCTGGGGCGCGCTGTACATCCCGGTGGTGGTGGCCATGGCCGCCCAGCAGAACGTGGTCACCGCCCTGCACGGTGGCCCGGTGGCGGTACTGGCGGCGGTGGGGGCAGTGGCGGTGTGCGGGGTGACCATCGCCCTGATCAGCCGCAGCCATCGGGGTGAGCCCTTGCCGCCGCTGGCGGATGAGCCGATGGTGCCTAAACCGACGGTCGCCCAGGCCGCGCCGGCGGGGGGTCGCTAG